From the genome of Pseudomonadota bacterium, one region includes:
- a CDS encoding HAMP domain-containing histidine kinase, which translates to MSPPIRRHLRASRRLVAALALMVLIPAALLGGLAHEVVVADRHRAQRAVGSLVAGELHQVEARLLGVLERRRAALLDRGPAPSDTAALRALVAEHPAVQQVFLLGPDGQRLHPPALGPLSAEEEAFLQRVRGLLADPSRLVIAEEEGASWLPRRSSSSARATLPVRARTPGARGPRSSTSNKAVAVPAAAQGWYAWFWEDGLQLLLWQRSRAGYLLGLELDRYRLLADLAAALPDTPRGHLADPRRRTVLVDERGGALYQWGGYDPAPGASPAASVALAAPLQAWQLQGFIDPRVTAASTGRSLALAAGAGVLAVTLALCGLALFLWRESTRAAREAAQRVSFVSRVSHELKTPLTNIRMYSELLEAEFGAGEPRAAGYLQIVNSECRRLSRLIENVLSFARQQRTAPMLRPSVGRVDALVRELITAFEPAFAARSVQLVFDAQAARPVWIDADALRQILNNLLSNAEKYAGGGKLVQVSTRAREGVTEIRVRDQGPGISAAQAERVFEPFVRLSSALDEGASGTGIGLGIARELARAHGGDLLLEEDEAEGGAPGPRGATFVLTLRTASASEPAVEAKPASAATAGSGERA; encoded by the coding sequence GTGAGTCCACCGATCCGGAGGCACCTGCGAGCCAGCAGGCGACTCGTCGCAGCGCTGGCGCTGATGGTGCTGATCCCCGCCGCGCTGCTCGGCGGGCTGGCCCACGAGGTCGTCGTCGCCGACCGGCACCGGGCGCAGCGCGCCGTCGGTAGCCTGGTCGCCGGCGAGCTGCACCAGGTCGAGGCCCGGCTGCTGGGCGTGCTGGAGCGGCGCCGCGCCGCGCTGCTCGATCGCGGTCCGGCGCCGAGCGACACAGCGGCGCTGCGGGCGCTGGTCGCCGAGCATCCGGCGGTGCAGCAGGTCTTCCTGCTGGGGCCCGATGGTCAGCGCTTGCATCCCCCCGCGCTCGGCCCCCTCAGCGCCGAGGAAGAGGCCTTCCTGCAACGGGTGCGCGGCTTGCTCGCCGACCCCTCGCGGCTGGTGATCGCCGAGGAGGAGGGCGCGTCGTGGCTGCCACGGCGGTCGTCGTCGAGCGCGCGCGCGACCCTGCCGGTCAGAGCGCGGACGCCGGGCGCACGCGGGCCGCGCTCCTCGACGTCCAACAAGGCGGTCGCGGTGCCAGCCGCGGCGCAGGGGTGGTACGCCTGGTTCTGGGAGGACGGGCTGCAGCTGCTGCTTTGGCAACGCAGCCGTGCAGGCTACCTGCTCGGCCTGGAGCTCGACCGCTACCGACTGCTCGCCGACCTCGCAGCCGCGTTGCCCGATACGCCGCGAGGCCACCTCGCCGACCCACGGCGTCGTACCGTGCTCGTCGACGAGCGCGGTGGGGCGCTCTATCAATGGGGCGGCTATGACCCGGCGCCTGGAGCAAGCCCGGCGGCGAGTGTCGCGCTCGCGGCGCCGCTGCAGGCCTGGCAACTGCAGGGCTTCATCGACCCGCGGGTCACGGCCGCCTCGACCGGCCGGAGCCTGGCGCTCGCTGCGGGTGCGGGGGTGCTGGCGGTGACGCTGGCGCTCTGCGGTCTGGCGCTCTTTCTGTGGCGTGAGAGCACCCGGGCCGCGCGCGAGGCGGCGCAGCGCGTCTCCTTCGTCAGCCGCGTCTCGCACGAGCTGAAGACGCCCTTGACCAATATCCGAATGTACTCAGAGCTGCTCGAGGCGGAGTTCGGCGCGGGGGAGCCGCGCGCCGCGGGCTACCTGCAGATCGTCAACAGCGAGTGCCGGCGCCTCAGCCGCCTGATCGAGAACGTGCTCTCGTTTGCCCGGCAGCAGCGAACCGCGCCGATGCTGCGGCCCAGCGTGGGCCGGGTCGACGCGCTCGTGCGCGAGCTGATCACCGCCTTCGAGCCCGCCTTCGCGGCCAGGAGCGTGCAGCTCGTCTTCGACGCTCAGGCCGCGCGCCCGGTTTGGATCGACGCCGACGCGCTGCGGCAGATCCTCAATAACCTGCTCAGCAACGCCGAGAAGTACGCGGGCGGGGGCAAGCTGGTGCAGGTGTCGACCCGAGCGCGCGAGGGTGTGACGGAGATCCGGGTGCGCGACCAGGGTCCGGGGATCAGCGCGGCGCAGGCCGAGCGGGTGTTCGAGCCCTTCGTGCGCCTGAGCAGCGCCCTCGACGAGGGTGCGAGTGGCACCGGCATTGGCCTGGGTATCGCACGCGAGCTGGCCCGCGCGCACGGCGGGGATCTGCTGCTCGAAGAGGACGAGGCCGAGGGTGGTGCACCAGGGCCGCGCGGCGCGACCTTCGTTTTGACGTTGAGGACGGCGTCCGCGTCCGAGCCCGCGGTGGAGGCGAAGCCGGCGAGCGCGGCGACAGCGGGTTCGGGGGAGCGCGCATGA
- a CDS encoding VWA domain-containing protein: MKPRTTVSVRGPAPVLALVLTLVPSLPAAGYGVKMSVELSHGVLEANRRQHAFLKVGLIGDEVRDLSKRAAVNVALVLDRSGSMTGRKLEHAKRAAIQALDGLGPQDIVSVVAYDTTVEVLVPATKLRDRAAVYRRIAQLRARGTTALFAGVSKGAHEVLKFLDGRGVNRVILLSDGLANVGPSSPGALAGLGSSLAKNGITVSTIGLGLGYNEDLMYRLAGASDGNHVFVEREDQLPAVFAREFGDMFAVVAGEVEVRIRCGVGIRPLRVLGRSARIVGDEVSVRLSQLQAAVQKYVLLEVEVDPQPAGKAMTLAAIALRYRRLDNERTEQQSGQAQITFSAAGEAIAASANRAVAVAALEQLANDATKQAVELRDAGRIAEARVLLKKNVGELKASNKVLKSKQLDALEKDIAAAAERVDQPAEVWQRTRKAMRGQQRRVESQQAF; encoded by the coding sequence ATGAAACCAAGAACCACGGTAAGCGTTCGCGGCCCCGCGCCGGTGCTGGCGCTGGTGCTGACCCTAGTCCCCTCGCTCCCCGCCGCCGGCTACGGCGTCAAGATGAGCGTCGAACTCAGTCACGGCGTGCTCGAGGCCAATCGGCGACAGCACGCCTTCCTCAAGGTTGGCCTGATCGGTGACGAAGTGCGGGATCTGTCGAAGCGGGCCGCGGTCAACGTCGCGTTGGTGCTCGATCGCTCGGGGTCGATGACGGGCCGCAAGCTCGAGCACGCCAAGCGCGCGGCGATTCAGGCGCTCGACGGTCTGGGACCGCAGGACATCGTGTCCGTGGTGGCCTACGACACCACGGTCGAGGTGCTGGTGCCGGCGACCAAGCTCCGCGATCGCGCTGCCGTCTATCGGCGAATCGCGCAGCTACGGGCCCGCGGGACGACGGCGCTCTTCGCCGGTGTGAGCAAGGGGGCGCACGAGGTGCTGAAGTTCCTCGACGGCCGTGGCGTCAATCGCGTGATCCTCCTCTCGGACGGACTGGCCAACGTCGGTCCGAGCTCGCCCGGAGCGCTGGCCGGGCTGGGTAGCTCGCTGGCCAAGAACGGCATCACCGTCAGCACGATCGGTCTCGGCCTCGGATACAATGAGGACCTGATGTATCGGCTCGCCGGCGCCAGCGATGGCAACCATGTGTTCGTGGAGCGTGAGGATCAGCTCCCCGCGGTCTTCGCGCGCGAGTTCGGTGACATGTTCGCAGTCGTCGCCGGCGAGGTGGAGGTCCGCATTCGTTGTGGTGTGGGTATCCGCCCGCTGCGGGTGCTCGGCCGGAGCGCGCGCATCGTTGGCGACGAGGTGAGCGTGCGCCTCAGCCAGCTACAGGCCGCCGTGCAGAAATACGTACTGCTGGAGGTCGAGGTCGATCCCCAGCCCGCGGGGAAGGCGATGACGCTGGCCGCCATCGCGCTGCGCTATCGCAGGCTCGACAACGAACGAACCGAGCAGCAGTCCGGTCAAGCCCAGATCACCTTCTCCGCGGCCGGCGAGGCGATCGCGGCCAGCGCCAACCGCGCGGTGGCCGTGGCGGCGCTTGAACAGCTCGCCAACGATGCGACCAAGCAGGCGGTCGAGCTGCGGGACGCGGGGCGCATCGCAGAGGCCCGCGTCCTGCTGAAGAAGAACGTGGGCGAGCTGAAGGCGTCGAACAAGGTGCTGAAGTCGAAGCAGCTCGACGCCCTCGAGAAGGACATCGCGGCGGCCGCCGAACGGGTCGATCAGCCCGCGGAGGTCTGGCAGCGGACGCGCAAGGCGATGCGTGGGCAGCAGCGGCGGGTCGAGAGCCAGCAGGCCTTCTAG